GAAGAGACCGCTCGCAGCATTGCGCAGCACATCTCATTCGCCGACCCGCTGTACCTCTCGCGCGACGAGGTTCCTACGGCTGATGTCGAGAAGGAGCGCGAGCTCGTTACCGAGATCGCCAAGAACGAGGGAAAGCCAGAAGCTGCCCTTCCAAAGATCATTGAAGGACGCCTCACTGGCTTCTTCAAGACGGTTGTTCTTGTTGACCAGGACTACGCTCGCGACAACAAGCAGAGCGTTGCCAAGGTTCTCGAGACCTCAGGCCTGACGTTGAGCGGCTTCGCCCGTTTCAAGGTTGGCGCTTAAGTACGACCTTCGAAAAGGAGTCCGAACCCTCACAGGGATCGGGCTCCTTTTCTCTGCCATAAACACTGCCCAAATCTGATCTCAGGCTAAGGGCACCGCATGTATTTGCGACTTTCTGCGTAATAATCAGGATTTTGCAGCAGAAACTCGCAAATAGATGCAGGTTTGGAGCGCATTGGCAGTAGACGCAAATGCGTGACGGCGCTCACGGAGCGCCCAGCAACGAGCCCTCATTGTCGGCTACCCTAGACAGTGGCAACTGAAGAGTAAGGAACATGATGACAGGAACAAATCGTCGACGTCGAGTACTGCTGAAGCTTTCGGGCGAGGCATTCGGTGGGGGACAGCTTGGGGTCAACCCAGACATCGTGAGCTCTATTGCTAAAGAAATCGCGGCTGCAACGGACCAGGTAGAAGTTGCCATCGTTGTTGGCGGCGGAAACTTCTTCCGTGGTGCAGAGCTTTCGCAGCGCGGAATGGACCGCGGTCGCGCGGACTACATGGGCATGTTGGGAACCGTTATGAATGCCCTCGCCCTTCAAGACTTTATCGAGCAGGCGGGTGTTGGATGCCGTGTGCAGTCCGCCATCACGATGACTCAGGTCGCCGAGACCTACATCCCGCTTCGCGCCATTCGTCACCTTGAGAAGAGCCGTGTTGTGGTGTTTGGTGCGGGTGCTGGGCTTCCGTATTTCTCGACCGACACGGTTGCGGCGCAGCGTGCGCTCGAAATTCACGCTGACGTTGTCCTTGTTGCCAAAAACGGCGTCGACGGCGTCTACACCGCCGATCCACGACTCGATGCGACCGCAACGAAGATCGAGAGCATCCAGTATCAGGAGGCCCTCCAGAAGGGGCTGAAAGTGGTTGACTCGACGGCCTTCAGTCTGTGCATGGACAACAAAATGCCGATGCGGGTCTTCGGGATGGAGCCTGCTGGCAACGTAACCGCCGCCATCCTTGGCGAAGAGATCGGTACCCTGGTTCACGCCTAGGCCAACTGCTCTACTAGACTTAACCTGCTTGTCACATGAAAAAGGAGTTGCCGTGATCGCTGACGTTCTCGAACAGACCACCCAAAAGATGGCTAAGGCTGTTGACGTTGCAAAAGATGATTTTGCCACGGTGCGAACCGGACGCGCGAACCCGGCGCTGTTTCAGAAGATTCAGGTTGACTACTACGGCACGCCGACGCCGCTTGAGCAGCTCGCATCTCTGCAGAACCAAGAGGCTCGTACCATCCTGGTGACGCCCTACGACAAGTCTGCGCTGAAGGCTATTGAAACCGCTATTCGCGATACCCCGAACCTTGGCGCAAACCCGAGCAACGACGGAACTGTTGTTCGTGTCACGATGCCTGAGCTCACCGAGGACCGTCGCAAAGAGTACGTCAAGATCGTTCGTGGTAAGGCCGAGGATGCCCGTGTGACGGTTCGCAACCTGCGCCGCAAGTCGAAGGATGACCTTGACGCTCTCAAGTCTGAGGTTGGCGACGACGAGGTGGCGCGTGCTGAAAAAGAGCTCGAAGCCGTAACCAAGGCCCACGTCGAGGCAATTGACGAGGCGCTCAAGCGTAAAGAAGCCGAACTGCTCGAGGTATAGCCGTCGTGGGGGAGCAGCCGCTTCCCGAGGATGCTCGGGGGCATGATCCGAATCACGGCGACCAAGCTGCGTCAGGAAGCGAGCCTGAGGCGCACTCCTCATCGCCCCTGCATGTACACTCGGCGTTCGAAACGACTCGCAACGAGCTCCGTGCACAGCTTGAGGCAACAAAGGCCCAGATCGATGCTACTAACGCAAAAATCGAGGCAAAAGCCGGGCGCAACCTGTTTCTCGCGATTGGCAGTGGCCTTGGGTTTGCGGTTGTGTTCCTTGGGTCGCTATTCGCGCTTCCCGATTTGTTTGTGGTGCTGGTCGCAGCGTTTGTCGGTGTGACGGTCCTCGAGCTCGCAACGGCCTTTCGTGGTGCTGGCCGCTATGTTCCACGCATCGGAAGCGTTATTTCGGCGCTGGGCATGGTAGCTGGAACGTATTTCTGGGGTGCGTTTGGGTTGCTAATAACGCTGTTCGTCGCGGTCATTGTTGTGACCGTGTGGCGTTCGGTTGAGCTGTACCTCTTTAAGAGCCATCGCTCGTCTACGCTTCGGTTCGGTGCTGACCTCGCTGCTGGCGTGTTGACGCTTGTCTACGTCGCGTTTTTTGCTTCGTTTACTATCCTGCTTCGCCATGGTGACAACGGTGAATGGTGGATTTTCACCTTTGTGGCCGTTGTTGTCTCCGTCGATGTTGGGGCCTACGCCGCGGGAGTGACACTCGGCAAGCACAAGATGACGCCGAGAATTAGCCCAAATAAGACCTGGGAGGGCTTCGCGGGGGCGGCAATTGCTGCGCAAGTCGTTGCGATTGGCCTGACCGTTTTTGTTCTTGACTATCCGTGGTGGGCGGGCAGCATCATCGGCGTTGTGCTCCTCGTGACGGCCACCGGTGGCGACCTCACCGAGTCGCTCATCAAGCGAGATCTGGGCATCAAAGACATGAGTTCGTGGATTCCAGGACATGGTGGATTCCTCGACCGACTGGATTCGATCCTCCCGTCCGCCGCGGCAATGTACGGCATGTATCTCGTTTTTGCAATGCACTAGCCAACTTTTTCAGCGTGCCGAATCGTGTTTCATGACTACTGCAGTGCAGAATGGACTTTGTGAGTACTTCATTCCCTCGATCTAAAGACAAGAAACAGGCCTACAGCGTTTCTCAGGTTGATGCGTTCTTGGCTGAGGCGCGTGAAGCCTACAACCGTGATGCCGCCGGAAACGTTTCTGTGACGGCTGCCGATCTTCGCCGTATTTCCTTTGATCTCGAAAAGGGCGGATACTCTGCTCGCCATGTAGACGCAGCGCTTGACCGTCTCGAAGAGGTTTTCTTTGAGCGGGAGAAGCAGGCCATCATCCGTGAGGGTGGAGACGAAGCCTGGAACACCCTCGTTGCGGATAAGGTGAGCGCGGTTCGTGAGCGTCTTGCTCGCCCGAGGAAACACCTGTTCGCCCGCACGAACATCCTCACAACGGGCTATAACCGTGCCCAGGTGGATGCTCTCGCAGATCGAGTCCTTGCGTACCTCGATGAGGGCGTTTCGCTGACTGTTGCGGATATTCGCGATGTCAGCTTCTTCCCTGAGACGCGCGGTTACCGCGAGGACCAGGTGGACTATCTCATCGACTACGTGATCGACATCATCCTGTCGGTTCGGTAGGACAATTTCTCAACTCACCCGAATTGTTCAGGTGAGTTGTGGCTAGACTAGTGTCATTGTGGCTTTTCTCCGTAACTCATCAAAATCATCGTTTGGTCCTTCGCGGGCCCGCTATTCCCTGTCGAAACGCAATAATTCGATCGTGAAACTGGCGTTTGCGACCCTTGCGGCTGGTGCCCTTGTCGGTATCAACCTGGTTGGTCCATACTCGGGAATGGTGTCGCAGTCTCAGGCGTTTGAAGTCGTCCCGTTGAAGCCATCAGACGCTATTTATCAGGTATATACGGCAGAAGAGCTTGCACAGGGGCAAGAGATTGCCGCTATTCAAGCCGATAATTTTGACCTCGAGATGGAGCCTGAGCCAACTCCCACCCCGACGCCGACGCCTACCGAGGAAAGCAAAGCAAAATCCTCCGCGAGTGCGCCGGCGGCTGGTATCCCCGATCCAGGCACCGCGCAGGCCATCGCGATTACGTACGTTGGTCCTGGCGCTGAGTTTGATTGCCTTGTTGCGCTCTGGAATAAAGAATCTCACTGGAACGTGTTTGCAAACAACGCGAGCAGTGGAGCCTACGGTATCCCGCAGGCCCTTCCCGGTGAGAAGATGGCGTCTGCTGGTGCTGACTGGGCAACAAACCCGGACACTCAGATTCGTTGGGGCCTCGGATACATTCAGGGTCGATACGGCACGCCCTGTGGCGCTTGGGGCCACTCCCAGTCGGTCGGCTGGTATTAAACTCGCCGTACTGCCGTCTGGCGCCCGTAGGCTTGCTGCGTTCCGAATGAAGGGGCCGCGTCATCGGCGCAACCGATGAATCGCACGCGTTATCCGTGTTGACTCAGCTCACTAGATAGACTGATTGGTATGCCACGCTCGAACCGTCCTTCACGCCAACGGCGCACGGGCGGCACTTCCCGCGGCCCCGGTCCACGCCAGGAGAACATCGTGGATTCCGGCGGCCTCGAGCATCTCATGCAGGGCTGGCGTCGCACCGAATCCCGTTCGTCTGGCGAGTGGACAGTTCAGCCGATAGCTGCTGCGCGAGCGGTCAAAGAGTATCGCTGCCCTCGTTGCGAGGGACTTATCTCGGTCGGAACGGCCCACGTTGTTGTCTGGCGGGCCGACGGTGTTCTTGGCGACAGCGCAGACCTTGCGGCGCGGCGACACTGGCACGAACACTGCTGGCGCCTTGGATAATCCAGCGCCGCGCATCCATTTCAACGGAGGACCCGCTATGTCTGAACTCGTTCCCATTCGGAGCCAAACGGTGCTGCGCGCTCGACGCGACGACATCGAATTGCAGACTGCCGATGGCCTCACGCTTGTTGGCGAGCTTGCCCTGCCAGAGTCGGGGGAGCCAGCTGCGACACTTGTCACGCTGCATCCACTGCCAACAGCTGGCGGCTTCATGGACTCCCATATTTACCGTAAGGCCGCCTGGCGCCTACCCGCACTGGCGAATATCGCCGTTCTCCGATTTAACACACGAGGAACCAGCTCGCCGCGCGGCACGAGCGAGGGCAGCTTTGACGACGGAATCGGCGAACGCCTCGACGTTGAGGCAGCGATGCGGTTTGTTGCCGATCGTGGCCTGCCAAACCCGTGGATAATTGGTTGGTCGTTTGGCACTGAGCTTGCGCTCAAATATGGCCGTGACCTTCACACTGCCGGCACGATCTTGCTCTCCCCACCGCTCCACAGGGCGACGGCAGACGACGTTGCGGCGTGGGTGGGGGACACTCGTCCGCTCGTTGCGCTGATCCCAGAGCATGACGACTATTTGCAGCCTGCGGAAGCGGCCACCCGTTTTGCATCCGTTCCGCACCTTGAACTCGTGGCAGTTGATGGCGGCAAGCACCTTTGGGTCGGCGAGAGCCAATCAAGCCGCGTGCTGAACGAGATTGTGAAGCGCGTTCATCCAGCCGCCTACCCATTGCCAACCGAGGTTGACGAGTCGTTGGTGCAGCCTACAGCTGGTTGATGCGGGGGAGCACAACCTGCCGAAGCAAAATCATCATTGCCGCGGCAACCGGGATCGCTATGAGCGCTCCGAGCAGTCCGAGCAGCGTGCCTCCGGCAAGAGCCGCGATAACAACGGCAGAGGCTGGCACCTGCACCGCACGTCCCATGATGCGTGGGCTGATCAGGTATGCCTCAACCTGCATGTAGACAAGATAGTAGATTGCGGCGGCAATTGCCGTTGGTGGCCCGGCAAACAAGCAGACGAGCGTAATGATGATGGCGCCGGACAGCGTTCCGACAAGCGGCAAGAGGCTGAGCAAAAAGGCGATCGCGGAGAGCAGCACGGGGTATGGAGCCCCGATGATGTTCAAGAAAAGTAGGCTAAGGACACCATTGATGGATGCCTGGGCCACCTGCCCAACCACATACTTACCAACCGAGTTGGTGATCTGCTCGCTGATCTCAACAAATCGCTCACGCTTGGTCGCCGGTACAAGCCGGTAGCCCGCCCGCTTTATGGTGTGCAGCGACGCCGTGAAGTACAGCGTCAGAATCAGGATGATGATGGCGCCAAACAGCCCACTCGCGATCCCAACACCAACCTCGAGCACCCCACTTCCGATGTTCGCGATGTTGTCAGGGTTGCTCAGCCACGCGTTGATGGAGTCGAGGACCTGTTCAACGTTGAGGTACTCACGGAGGTTGAACTGTTCATCGAGGATCTCGATGAAACGGGCGAGGCCGCTGCTTCCTGTTGGGCTTTGGGCGGAGTTAATCGCCTGCGTGATCGTGACAACCAAGCTGGATGCCTGGCGTACAATCAGCGGGATCACGGTTGACAACAGTCCGGCAAAGACGCCGACTACCCCAAGAACAACCGTAATGAGGGCGGCCCAGCGCGGAAAGCGCTTGCGTTCGAGCCAGGTAACGACGGGGTCAAGGCCGAGCGCAAGAAACAGTGCGGCCCCAACGTAGGTGAAGACTGTCGCCAGTTCGCCAATAATGCCCCACACGAGCAACCCAACGCCAACGCCGAGGGTCGCAACCAGACCAATCTGGAACGCGTTCTGTACCCGCATCTCCCTGGCTTAGTTCGTGCTGTGCGTTGAAGACTCTGGCAGGATGTTTGGAAGCGTGTCGTCGCTTGCCTCAACACCCGCTTGTGCCTCGCTGGGCTTGAGCGGCTCGCGAACGGCTTCCTTAGCGGCGCGCTCTGTCATGTTCTGGGCGTTGCCGAGTACATCCTTGAGGCTCTCGAAGTAGCGGGCGACCGCTCCTCGTTCGACCTTCAACTGCGTCATGCGCTCTTCTGCTGAGGCAAGAATCTTGCTGGTGCGCGTCTCAGCGTCAGCAACCATGTTGTGGGCGCGTTCCTGTGCCTCAGCGACAATCGCGTAGGCCGTTTCCTGAGCCTCGTCGCGGATGCTCCGTGCGGCGGTCTGTGCGGTTGCCGTCAGGGAATCTACCTCGCCGCGCTTTTCTTCGGCGAGCGTGCGCAGCTCGGCGAGCTGTGTTGCTGCCTCGTCGAGGAACTTCTTGGTCTCGGCGACGGCCGCATCGTGGCGCTCGGCAAGTTCACGCTCAGCCGTGTCGCGTTTGGTCGCGAGGTCGTGTTCCGTTTCGCGCGCGTTGGTATCGATCTCGGTGCGAAGACGGGCAACATACTCGTCGGTTTCGTTGGTTGCAGCGGCAAGGGCCGTTTCTTGATCGTGACGGATAGCCGCGAGCTCGCTGACCGTGTTGGCACGGAGTGTATTGACCTCTTCTGCGACTGCGGCGCGTGCCTGTGCGACCTCATTGGAGAGGGATGCTCGTGCTTGCTCAGCCGTCTGGGCAAGCGTGATGGCCTGCTGCTCGAGCTCAGTTGCGATCCGCTGCTCGTGGGCGAGGCGTCCACGCTCGAGCTCGGCGTCTTGCTGTGCCCGTGCAACGTCGAGGTTGACCTGGTGCTGCTCGAGTTCTTCGCCGATGCGAGTGACACTCTCGTGGTTGCGACGAGTGATTTCTGCCTGGCTCGCGTCGCCCTCGGCGATGAGTCGTTGAGTCTGCTGCTCAACCTCTGCCGCAAGCTTTGCCGCGTGTGCGGCGACCTCAGCTGCAATGGTGGCCGCATGCGTGGCCAGTTCGCGCCCAAGCGACGCATCGTGTTCCGATCGCTCCCGCTCGAGCTGAGACGCGTGCTGGGCCGCAAGGCGCGAGCGCTCGTCGGCTGCCTGAACAGCTGACTGCTCGAGGCGCTCTGCCTGGTCTGTGAGGCCGCGCTGGAGCGTGAGTTCGTGCTCTGACTGCTCGCGCTCAATGCTGTCGTGATGTTCGGCAACTTCGCGGCGGAGGATCGAGCGGTGCTCGTTGCGTTCGCGGGCGAGTTCGTCGTTATGGGCCGTGCGCTCACGAGCAATGGTTGCTTCGTGCTCTGCACGTTCGGTCTGAATGGAGTCGTTGTGGGCAGCTCGCTCGATTGAGATCGAGGTGTCGTGTTCCTGGCGCTCCGAAGCAATGGCGCTGTCGTGCGTCGCGCGCTCGTGGGCGATAGTCTCATCGTGAGCGGCACGTTCGCGATTGATTTTTTCGGTGTGTGTCGCAAGCTCAAACGCGATTTTTTCATCGTGTGCCGAGCGCTCAGACGCGATCTTTGCATCGTGGTCGTCTCGTTCGCGAGTGATCGCGCTCGTGTGTGCGCTGAGTTCGCTCGCGATTTTGCTGTCGTGCTCCGTGCGAGTGCGGTCGATCTCGGCGACGTGCTCCGACAACTCGCGCGCGATGGTTTCGTCGTGTTCTGAGCGCGTTCGATCCAGCTCGGCGAGGTGCTCTGCAAGCTCACGCGCAATGCGTTCGTCGTGTGTCTGTCGTTCGTGTGCCAACGCTGCCCGGTGCTGCGCCTGTTCCGTGGCGAGCTGCTGCTCTTGGGCTGCGGCAACAGCCGCGAGGTCAGCGGTTTGCTCTGCGCGCTCGGCCTGCAGGGCAGACGAGTGCGACACCCGTTCGTCTGCAAGCAGCTGCGCCTGAGCATCCGCATCTCGGTTGAGGAGCGCGCTGTGCTCTGCGCCGGCGAGGCCGAGCGCTGTCTGCGCGGCTTCGGCCTGCTGAGCGAGCTGTGCTTCGTGGCGTTCGCGGCCAGCGGCGAGTTCGGCGGCGTGTGCGCTTTCTTGAGCTGCGAGGCTGTTTGCCTGAGCTTCGCGTTCGCGCTTGAGCGCTGTTTCGTGCTCTGCACGCTCGTTGTAGATGCGAGTTTCGTGGGCGTCCTGCTGTTGAGCCAGGTCAAGCTCTTGCTTCTCGGTGGCTGCCGCGAGAGCGTTACTACGCTCGGCCGTCTGGGCCTCAAGGCTCAAGCGGGCCTGTTCCGTAGCCGCCGTGAGCTCTGCGCGAGCGCGAGCGGTGCTCTGCTCCAACTCAGTGCGAGCGAGCTCAAGGTCACGAGCATTCTGATCACGCTCAGTGGTCGTGATTCGCTCGCGCTCCATTGCCTCGGAGAGGAGCGCGCTGGCTTTGGTCTGGGCATGAGCAAGGAGTTCGGATGCTTCAAGCGTCGCAGATGCCCGCGCCGATTCGGCAGCCTGTGTTGCAGAGAGGGTAACCTCTGCTGCCGTTGCAGCGGCCGCATGCCGGAGAGCCGAAGCTTCCCTGCTGGCCTCCGAAAGCATCTGTTCTTTATCGCTGTTGGCGCGTGCTGTTGCCTCCGCCACATCCTGCTTGGACCCGGTGATGAGCGTGTGAGCTTCTTCACGCGCACTCGAGAGGATCTTGTCGGCGAGTGCCTGGGCCTGCTCGACCTGCTGCTTCGTTTCCGCTTCTGTGGTGCGGCGCAGCTTCTCAGCATCAAGATCTGCCTGTGCGATGACTCGTGCTGAGTGCTCCTCCGCCATCTGGAGGCTGCTCTCAAGCTTGGTGCCAAGCCCCGTGTATCCGGTTGACTCGAGTTCCTCTACCTCAACGGTGAGCTCGTTGATGTGAGTCCGCATCTCTTGCTGCTGAGCAAGGGCCTGCTGTTTTTCTGCCTCAACAGCACTCACTTGCTGCGTCAGCCGGGCGATGTGTGACCGTAACTCGTTTAACGCGGAATCAACTTCGGTGCGGTCATAACCGCGAAAAGCCTGGTTGAACGTGGACTCGTTTTCGGACACTGATCTTCTCCGTGGGGTCACTTCAGGGCACATACAGCCCCAAAAATTATGTATATGAAGAGTCTAGAGCAAACAGCGCTGCCCAAGTGTGAGAGTCGAGAATGCTCGCGACCCTTACCGGTTCGGGAAGAATCGGCACAAGAATCCCCGAAAATACAAGGTTTCTCAGGCAATCACACAGCGTGCGCACACCTCAGGACGGCATACTTGAACGGTCAACATGTTGGGCAGTTCATCCCGTCTTCGTGTGCGACAGTCATTTTTCGGGTATCTTAGATTCGCTTACCACCCCCTCCCAACCAGCGAACGCCGGTCTACGAACGGGTGGGAAACGAAGGAGCTTTTACGTGCGATATTTTTTCGCCATTGCAACTCTTGCGTTGGCTGCTGTCCTCATCGTGTTGGGCATCGGGCAACGCACCTTTTTGGCCGGTCCCTCATCTGTGAGCGCAGAAGTGCAAACCGCGGACAACAGCCGCTTCGCCGTCGTGAGTAGTGACGAACTGAAGCAGACCGTTGGTAAGCCAAGCATTACCGCGAACGGAGACGCGGCCGTATTCATGGCGTACGGGCGAACCGC
The DNA window shown above is from Lysinibacter cavernae and carries:
- a CDS encoding phosphatidate cytidylyltransferase translates to MGEQPLPEDARGHDPNHGDQAASGSEPEAHSSSPLHVHSAFETTRNELRAQLEATKAQIDATNAKIEAKAGRNLFLAIGSGLGFAVVFLGSLFALPDLFVVLVAAFVGVTVLELATAFRGAGRYVPRIGSVISALGMVAGTYFWGAFGLLITLFVAVIVVTVWRSVELYLFKSHRSSTLRFGADLAAGVLTLVYVAFFASFTILLRHGDNGEWWIFTFVAVVVSVDVGAYAAGVTLGKHKMTPRISPNKTWEGFAGAAIAAQVVAIGLTVFVLDYPWWAGSIIGVVLLVTATGGDLTESLIKRDLGIKDMSSWIPGHGGFLDRLDSILPSAAAMYGMYLVFAMH
- a CDS encoding alpha/beta hydrolase; translated protein: MSELVPIRSQTVLRARRDDIELQTADGLTLVGELALPESGEPAATLVTLHPLPTAGGFMDSHIYRKAAWRLPALANIAVLRFNTRGTSSPRGTSEGSFDDGIGERLDVEAAMRFVADRGLPNPWIIGWSFGTELALKYGRDLHTAGTILLSPPLHRATADDVAAWVGDTRPLVALIPEHDDYLQPAEAATRFASVPHLELVAVDGGKHLWVGESQSSRVLNEIVKRVHPAAYPLPTEVDESLVQPTAG
- the frr gene encoding ribosome recycling factor; translated protein: MIADVLEQTTQKMAKAVDVAKDDFATVRTGRANPALFQKIQVDYYGTPTPLEQLASLQNQEARTILVTPYDKSALKAIETAIRDTPNLGANPSNDGTVVRVTMPELTEDRRKEYVKIVRGKAEDARVTVRNLRRKSKDDLDALKSEVGDDEVARAEKELEAVTKAHVEAIDEALKRKEAELLEV
- a CDS encoding lytic transglycosylase domain-containing protein — protein: MKLAFATLAAGALVGINLVGPYSGMVSQSQAFEVVPLKPSDAIYQVYTAEELAQGQEIAAIQADNFDLEMEPEPTPTPTPTPTEESKAKSSASAPAAGIPDPGTAQAIAITYVGPGAEFDCLVALWNKESHWNVFANNASSGAYGIPQALPGEKMASAGADWATNPDTQIRWGLGYIQGRYGTPCGAWGHSQSVGWY
- a CDS encoding DivIVA domain-containing protein, encoding MSTSFPRSKDKKQAYSVSQVDAFLAEAREAYNRDAAGNVSVTAADLRRISFDLEKGGYSARHVDAALDRLEEVFFEREKQAIIREGGDEAWNTLVADKVSAVRERLARPRKHLFARTNILTTGYNRAQVDALADRVLAYLDEGVSLTVADIRDVSFFPETRGYREDQVDYLIDYVIDIILSVR
- the pyrH gene encoding UMP kinase gives rise to the protein MTGTNRRRRVLLKLSGEAFGGGQLGVNPDIVSSIAKEIAAATDQVEVAIVVGGGNFFRGAELSQRGMDRGRADYMGMLGTVMNALALQDFIEQAGVGCRVQSAITMTQVAETYIPLRAIRHLEKSRVVVFGAGAGLPYFSTDTVAAQRALEIHADVVLVAKNGVDGVYTADPRLDATATKIESIQYQEALQKGLKVVDSTAFSLCMDNKMPMRVFGMEPAGNVTAAILGEEIGTLVHA
- a CDS encoding AI-2E family transporter, which codes for MRVQNAFQIGLVATLGVGVGLLVWGIIGELATVFTYVGAALFLALGLDPVVTWLERKRFPRWAALITVVLGVVGVFAGLLSTVIPLIVRQASSLVVTITQAINSAQSPTGSSGLARFIEILDEQFNLREYLNVEQVLDSINAWLSNPDNIANIGSGVLEVGVGIASGLFGAIIILILTLYFTASLHTIKRAGYRLVPATKRERFVEISEQITNSVGKYVVGQVAQASINGVLSLLFLNIIGAPYPVLLSAIAFLLSLLPLVGTLSGAIIITLVCLFAGPPTAIAAAIYYLVYMQVEAYLISPRIMGRAVQVPASAVVIAALAGGTLLGLLGALIAIPVAAAMMILLRQVVLPRINQL